The Corallococcus silvisoli genome contains a region encoding:
- a CDS encoding helix-turn-helix transcriptional regulator, translated as MSQFVGALGEISSADHRPDASLRHLTESTGALIGAGALWWSIVGEPPPPSSNNAAIITHSYVHGVDEITLLRWQKAYLVESGYRQHPMWGPFARGAGRLRSACREELVSDQEWYSHPHVAEWGRGLGYDDTLVSAVPLGAGAAAYLVAVRHWGERRFGQRERELLELLFRSASWCYRSWLEPEHDAQGCLLLGGVRSRLPPRHRAILEQLLTGRGEKQIAASTGLSLRTTHKYIEHVYRAFAVSSRAELMALWIR; from the coding sequence GTGTCGCAGTTCGTTGGCGCGCTCGGCGAGATCTCCAGCGCCGACCACCGACCCGACGCTTCCCTCCGTCACCTGACGGAGTCCACGGGCGCGCTCATCGGTGCGGGAGCGCTGTGGTGGAGTATCGTGGGCGAGCCGCCGCCTCCGTCGAGTAATAACGCCGCCATCATCACCCACTCGTACGTCCACGGAGTCGACGAGATCACGCTCCTCCGCTGGCAAAAGGCCTACCTCGTCGAATCCGGGTATCGCCAGCACCCGATGTGGGGCCCCTTCGCCCGGGGCGCCGGTCGATTGCGGAGCGCGTGCCGCGAGGAGCTGGTCTCCGACCAGGAGTGGTACTCTCACCCGCACGTCGCGGAATGGGGGCGTGGGCTGGGCTACGACGACACCCTCGTGAGCGCCGTACCGCTCGGCGCCGGAGCCGCGGCCTACCTCGTGGCGGTGCGACATTGGGGCGAGAGGCGCTTCGGCCAGCGCGAGCGCGAGCTGCTCGAGTTGCTCTTCCGGAGCGCGTCGTGGTGCTACCGGAGCTGGCTGGAGCCGGAGCACGATGCACAGGGGTGCCTGCTCCTGGGCGGTGTCCGAAGCCGCTTGCCGCCGCGCCACCGCGCCATCCTCGAACAGCTCCTCACCGGGCGCGGCGAGAAGCAGATCGCCGCGTCCACCGGCTTGAGCCTGCGCACGACGCACAAGTACATCGAGCACGTCTATCGCGCCTTCGCGGTGTCGAGCCGCGCCGAGCTGATGGCACTCTGGATCAGGTAG
- a CDS encoding phospholipase D-like domain-containing protein, producing the protein MSLTVAHLHATLTSRLPQFSDRLFGQAGDTFVGGWEEYLFDTPHGWWTTSNHEFPDRGHSSQPARAMKACIEKATHSVDIVTMDEPTGDFRKDVEDGLIALAVSGRPVTIRFLIGRQAGGPNLHTWMMLKQLADRIRQAKPRASRLNVYLAQFRWESASWNHAKLIAIDGSVLITGGHNMWDGHYLAKNPVFDISMRFDGSIARGGHRFADALWNFVRANNRRPPGGATYSNYLNPDLKIDESAPPPRSESFDAVAADASPAADASNRFPALWVASPGWGVYTAPRVLEGAMMIALVEGLKQAKQSCKMSLQDLGSPHMSAVDFKTWRPRDYPFDLIGCGGSWFILPLIDNFAEFLHKNASATLEIILSAPTDGAHSYGHGVKLQTILNLLSQRMNAQFQTSKNHALKILNERVFLKTIAFSGGREAWRDGAKKDNHAKFWILDDKICHVGSDNCYPYVQRIGQAALQEFGVIGEFPPSVRDMVMEGYYNHASRHGVRTDAKLADLTW; encoded by the coding sequence ATGTCGCTTACCGTCGCCCACCTTCATGCGACCTTGACGTCTCGCCTGCCGCAATTCAGTGATCGTTTATTCGGCCAAGCCGGTGACACCTTTGTCGGCGGTTGGGAAGAATACCTTTTCGACACGCCACACGGTTGGTGGACCACGTCCAATCACGAGTTTCCCGACCGAGGACACTCGTCTCAGCCGGCCCGGGCCATGAAGGCCTGCATCGAGAAGGCGACGCACTCCGTCGACATCGTCACGATGGACGAACCGACAGGGGACTTCCGGAAGGACGTCGAGGACGGTTTGATCGCCCTCGCCGTGTCAGGGCGTCCCGTGACCATTCGGTTCCTCATCGGGCGCCAGGCCGGCGGCCCTAATCTGCACACGTGGATGATGCTCAAGCAACTGGCGGACCGAATCCGTCAGGCGAAGCCACGAGCTTCGCGGCTGAACGTATACCTGGCGCAATTCCGCTGGGAGTCGGCGTCCTGGAACCACGCCAAGCTCATCGCCATCGACGGCAGCGTGCTTATCACCGGCGGCCACAACATGTGGGACGGCCACTATCTCGCAAAGAATCCCGTCTTCGACATCTCCATGCGCTTTGACGGGAGCATCGCGAGGGGTGGCCACCGGTTTGCTGACGCCCTGTGGAACTTCGTCCGCGCCAACAATCGGCGCCCCCCGGGCGGCGCGACCTACTCCAACTACCTCAACCCGGACTTGAAGATCGATGAAAGCGCGCCGCCACCTCGCAGCGAGTCATTTGATGCCGTCGCGGCGGATGCCTCGCCCGCGGCCGATGCCTCCAACCGTTTCCCGGCACTCTGGGTGGCGAGCCCCGGATGGGGGGTTTACACCGCTCCCCGGGTCCTCGAAGGCGCCATGATGATCGCCCTCGTCGAGGGCCTGAAGCAGGCGAAGCAAAGCTGCAAGATGTCGCTGCAGGACCTCGGCTCGCCTCACATGAGCGCCGTCGATTTCAAGACCTGGAGGCCGAGGGATTATCCTTTCGATCTGATTGGATGTGGCGGCTCCTGGTTCATCCTGCCCCTCATCGACAATTTCGCGGAATTCCTGCATAAAAATGCCAGCGCTACTTTGGAGATCATCTTGTCGGCGCCGACTGATGGCGCCCACAGCTATGGTCACGGCGTCAAGCTGCAGACGATCTTGAACCTGCTGTCGCAGCGGATGAACGCCCAGTTCCAAACGTCCAAGAACCACGCCCTGAAGATTCTGAACGAGCGCGTCTTCCTCAAGACCATCGCCTTCAGCGGCGGCCGGGAAGCGTGGCGCGACGGGGCAAAAAAAGACAATCACGCCAAGTTCTGGATCCTGGACGACAAGATATGTCACGTCGGTTCGGACAATTGCTATCCCTACGTGCAGCGTATCGGACAGGCCGCACTTCAAGAATTCGGTGTGATCGGCGAGTTCCCCCCTTCAGTCAGAGACATGGTGATGGAGGGTTACTACAACCACGCGAGCCGACACGGCGTCCGTACGGACGCGAAGCTCGCTGATTTGACCTGGTAG
- a CDS encoding DUF4328 domain-containing protein, whose translation MRLWVFNPLLTMGYTQTDAIGIYGFLLFVMSAAKTVAVVRSVVGFLMWQYRAVRIAKQLEVSRTSPRRAILSWFIPGVNLFKPSRECFCSPPRCALASCGASSGGSSR comes from the coding sequence GTGAGGCTCTGGGTCTTCAATCCTCTCCTCACGATGGGCTACACGCAGACCGATGCCATCGGCATCTATGGATTTCTCCTCTTCGTCATGAGCGCGGCCAAGACCGTGGCGGTGGTGCGCAGCGTGGTCGGCTTCCTGATGTGGCAGTACCGGGCGGTTCGTATCGCGAAACAGCTCGAGGTCAGCCGGACCTCGCCCCGTAGGGCCATCCTGTCCTGGTTCATTCCAGGCGTGAACCTCTTCAAACCCTCACGGGAATGTTTCTGCTCGCCACCGCGCTGTGCGTTGGCGTCGTGTGGCGCATCCAGCGGCGGCTCGTCCAGATGA
- a CDS encoding RluA family pseudouridine synthase, with amino-acid sequence MTRHKVFVVPREVAGERLDRFLTKHVPGLTPERARALLEAGGVRIRGKKAQATRKLWGGEELTLETPEARPSPHASTEGPELPVLYDDAALVIVAKPPGLVVEPEGRAASVVGLVAARCPPFDVEGVAQPGVVHRLDRETSGCLALARTDDAVAALLKAFQEKRVDKRYQTLVLGQPPDTGRLEGPYARDPKDPRRFTTRVPSARRAALTFTVRERFREGALLDIDLDTGRTHQIRVQLSEAGFPVLGDSLYGTEAARKHAASLAVGRQALHAWRLEVPSSATGKVVQVECPPPEDFLRGVALLRG; translated from the coding sequence ATGACGCGGCACAAGGTTTTCGTGGTCCCCCGAGAGGTCGCGGGCGAGCGGCTGGATCGTTTCCTCACCAAGCATGTCCCGGGCCTTACTCCGGAGCGGGCCCGGGCGCTCTTGGAGGCTGGAGGCGTGCGCATCCGGGGGAAGAAGGCGCAGGCGACGCGCAAGCTGTGGGGGGGCGAGGAGCTGACGCTGGAGACCCCAGAGGCCCGGCCGTCGCCGCATGCTTCCACGGAGGGGCCGGAGCTGCCGGTGCTGTACGACGACGCGGCGCTCGTCATCGTGGCGAAGCCGCCGGGGCTGGTGGTGGAGCCGGAGGGGCGCGCGGCGTCGGTGGTGGGCCTCGTCGCGGCGCGGTGCCCGCCATTCGACGTGGAGGGCGTGGCGCAGCCGGGCGTGGTGCACCGGTTGGATCGGGAGACGAGCGGGTGTCTGGCATTGGCGCGGACGGATGACGCGGTGGCCGCGCTCCTGAAGGCGTTCCAGGAGAAGCGGGTGGACAAGCGCTACCAGACGCTGGTGCTGGGACAGCCCCCGGACACAGGCCGGCTGGAGGGGCCATACGCGAGGGACCCGAAGGACCCGCGCCGCTTCACCACCCGAGTCCCTTCCGCGCGCAGGGCGGCCCTGACCTTCACGGTGCGGGAGCGGTTCCGGGAGGGCGCGCTGCTGGACATCGACCTGGACACGGGGCGCACGCATCAGATTCGCGTGCAGCTCTCCGAGGCGGGCTTCCCGGTGCTGGGGGATTCGCTCTACGGCACGGAGGCGGCGCGCAAGCACGCGGCCTCGCTCGCGGTGGGACGGCAGGCCTTGCACGCGTGGCGCCTGGAGGTGCCGTCGTCCGCGACGGGGAAGGTGGTCCAGGTGGAATGCCCGCCGCCGGAGGACTTCCTCCGAGGGGTGGCGTTGCTGCGCGGGTAG
- a CDS encoding MFS transporter produces MPSSLLSRSPSLRALSHRDFAFLWMGTLVSNIGTWMESVALGVYVTEVTGQAGWTGGVAALAHVPSLILAPLGGALADRFDRRAFMSVCVCLQGLLAALLTVLAATDQLTVPWVAVISLLNGALNTLVIPCATALTVAVVPSEDLHNALSLDSAQFNLGRIIGPVLAALVLTKAGIEGALFVNALSFLAVLLALSRMRGTVHAVAPKVEALWAGILRGMRLAWADPGIALALGSAGLVGLLISPFVGLVPVFALQVLGGDATTTSLLLTAQGTGAVIAALGSGAIVARVGRRAFLETGLLLVGLSSAAYWLSPTLPVALGALFILGAVYLVVFTGLKTVCQARTPPELQARVSSLFLLLVNAGYMLGVWGQGVLSDHVGVRPITAGAALLFFGIVVLTRALRPRGLAALGT; encoded by the coding sequence GTGCCCTCATCCCTGCTCTCGCGTTCTCCCTCGCTCCGGGCGCTGTCCCACCGCGACTTCGCCTTCCTCTGGATGGGCACGCTCGTGTCCAACATCGGAACGTGGATGGAGTCCGTCGCGCTGGGGGTCTACGTCACGGAGGTGACGGGCCAGGCCGGCTGGACGGGGGGCGTGGCCGCGCTCGCCCACGTGCCGTCGCTCATCCTCGCCCCGCTGGGCGGCGCGCTCGCGGACCGCTTCGACCGGCGCGCCTTCATGTCCGTGTGCGTGTGCCTGCAAGGGCTGCTCGCGGCGCTGCTCACGGTGCTCGCCGCCACGGATCAGCTCACGGTGCCGTGGGTGGCGGTCATCTCCCTGCTCAACGGCGCGCTCAACACGCTCGTCATCCCCTGCGCCACCGCGCTCACCGTGGCCGTGGTGCCTTCGGAGGACCTGCACAACGCGCTCAGCCTGGACTCGGCGCAGTTCAACCTGGGCCGCATCATCGGCCCCGTCCTCGCCGCGCTCGTGCTGACGAAGGCCGGCATCGAGGGCGCGCTCTTCGTCAACGCCCTCTCCTTCCTCGCGGTGCTCCTGGCCCTGTCGCGAATGCGCGGCACGGTGCACGCCGTGGCGCCGAAGGTGGAGGCGCTGTGGGCCGGCATCCTCCGGGGCATGCGGCTGGCGTGGGCGGACCCGGGCATCGCGCTGGCGCTGGGGTCCGCGGGGCTCGTGGGGCTGCTCATCTCTCCCTTCGTGGGCCTGGTGCCGGTGTTCGCCCTCCAGGTGCTGGGCGGCGACGCCACCACCACGTCGCTGCTGCTCACCGCGCAAGGCACGGGCGCGGTCATCGCGGCGCTCGGCTCCGGCGCCATCGTCGCGCGGGTGGGCCGGCGGGCCTTCCTGGAGACGGGCCTGCTGCTCGTGGGGCTGTCCTCCGCCGCCTACTGGCTGTCCCCCACGCTGCCCGTGGCCCTGGGCGCGCTGTTCATCCTGGGCGCCGTGTACCTCGTCGTCTTCACCGGGCTGAAGACGGTGTGCCAGGCCCGCACGCCTCCGGAGCTCCAGGCGCGCGTGAGCAGTCTGTTCCTGCTGCTGGTGAACGCGGGCTACATGCTGGGCGTCTGGGGACAGGGCGTGCTGTCGGACCACGTGGGCGTGCGGCCCATCACCGCCGGGGCCGCGCTGCTCTTCTTCGGCATCGTGGTGCTGACGCGCGCCCTGCGTCCCCGGGGCCTGGCCGCGCTGGGCACCTGA
- a CDS encoding M20/M25/M40 family metallo-hydrolase: protein MRAREPGVDLLRWMVEQYSPSHQEASFASALVERLGTRGWRAHTDEVGNAVARYGEGETVIAFLGHIDTVPGQVPVRLDGQKLYGRGAVDAKGPLCAFIEAVELLDDAERAGKQFLLLGCVEEEVAVTRGALHVREQYTPDFVINGEPSGAHAVTLGYKGLLRLDLEHRASRRHTASRDYRAAAEHVIDAWNALKRACDDWNRERPSLFEQNLPSLNAFHTGATETEEWATAAVSIRTGPSTDTEALLAALATVSTVTVRVVARKHAVSTNGNDALSRVFKQAIRERGVKPTLRLKTGTSDWNTVASAWSVPTVAYGPGDAALDHTPDEHIDLPEYEEGVAVLARVLALLPAKPSGDA, encoded by the coding sequence ATGCGGGCGCGTGAGCCGGGCGTCGACTTGTTGCGGTGGATGGTGGAGCAGTACAGCCCCAGCCACCAGGAGGCGTCCTTCGCCAGCGCGCTGGTGGAGCGGCTGGGCACGCGCGGCTGGCGCGCGCACACCGATGAGGTGGGCAACGCCGTCGCCCGCTACGGGGAAGGGGAGACCGTCATCGCGTTCCTGGGCCACATCGACACCGTGCCCGGACAGGTGCCGGTGCGGCTGGATGGGCAGAAGCTCTACGGCCGTGGCGCTGTGGACGCGAAGGGCCCGCTGTGCGCGTTCATCGAGGCGGTGGAGCTGCTGGACGACGCCGAGCGCGCCGGCAAGCAGTTCCTGCTGCTGGGCTGCGTGGAGGAGGAGGTGGCCGTCACGCGCGGTGCCCTGCACGTGCGCGAGCAGTACACGCCGGACTTCGTCATCAACGGCGAGCCCAGCGGCGCGCACGCGGTGACGCTGGGCTACAAGGGGCTGCTGCGCCTGGACCTGGAGCACCGCGCCAGCCGCCGCCACACCGCGAGCCGCGACTACCGCGCCGCGGCCGAGCACGTCATCGACGCATGGAACGCGCTCAAGCGCGCATGCGACGACTGGAACCGCGAGCGTCCGTCCCTCTTCGAGCAGAACCTGCCGTCCCTCAACGCCTTCCACACCGGCGCCACGGAGACGGAGGAGTGGGCCACCGCCGCGGTGAGCATCCGCACCGGCCCGTCCACGGACACGGAGGCGCTGCTCGCGGCGCTGGCCACGGTGAGCACGGTGACGGTGCGCGTGGTGGCCCGGAAGCACGCCGTCTCCACCAATGGCAACGACGCGCTCTCCCGCGTCTTCAAGCAGGCCATCCGCGAGCGGGGCGTGAAGCCCACGCTGCGCCTGAAGACGGGCACGTCCGACTGGAACACCGTGGCCTCCGCGTGGAGCGTGCCCACGGTGGCGTACGGCCCCGGCGACGCGGCGCTGGACCACACGCCGGACGAACACATCGACCTGCCGGAGTACGAGGAAGGCGTCGCGGTGCTGGCGCGCGTGCTGGCGCTGCTGCCGGCGAAGCCCTCCGGGGACGCCTGA
- a CDS encoding [LysW]-aminoadipate kinase: MSAAAAPSARPLVVKIGGAAGVDLENVCADVVRLVRQGERVVVVNGGSEAGERLLGSLGLARPEAMTANGNVVRLTYAPTLRALTMAWVGEVNKAVVLALLARGVTALGLCGADGRVLTARRRPPLKLQEADGRMRIDREHLAGEVASVNAALLGTLLEGGYVPVVCPPAVTEDGVLVNVDADHVASSIAAALGAKALVILSNVPGLLSNPEDPATLVRASDDVHGCMPLAGGRMRYKLEAVRRALEGGVPTAYVSASRVARPVFSALEEAGGTKFTLRARGGADAGA; encoded by the coding sequence ATGAGCGCCGCCGCCGCTCCATCCGCGCGCCCCCTCGTCGTGAAGATTGGCGGCGCGGCGGGCGTGGACCTGGAGAACGTCTGCGCGGACGTGGTGCGGCTCGTCCGCCAGGGCGAGCGCGTCGTCGTCGTCAACGGAGGTTCGGAGGCGGGGGAGCGGCTTCTGGGCTCGCTGGGGCTGGCGCGTCCGGAGGCGATGACCGCGAATGGCAACGTGGTGCGCCTCACCTACGCACCCACGCTGCGCGCGCTCACCATGGCGTGGGTGGGCGAGGTCAACAAGGCCGTGGTGCTGGCGTTGCTGGCGCGGGGTGTCACCGCGCTGGGGTTGTGCGGCGCGGACGGACGCGTGCTCACCGCGCGTCGGCGACCGCCGCTCAAGCTCCAGGAGGCGGATGGACGGATGCGCATCGACCGGGAGCACCTGGCCGGCGAGGTCGCGTCGGTGAACGCGGCGCTCCTGGGCACGCTCCTGGAGGGAGGCTACGTGCCCGTCGTGTGCCCCCCGGCGGTGACGGAGGACGGCGTCCTGGTGAACGTGGACGCGGACCATGTGGCGTCCTCCATCGCGGCGGCGCTGGGCGCGAAGGCGCTGGTCATCCTCTCCAACGTGCCGGGGCTGCTCTCCAACCCGGAGGACCCCGCGACGCTGGTGCGCGCGAGCGATGACGTGCACGGCTGCATGCCGCTGGCGGGCGGCCGCATGCGCTACAAGCTGGAGGCCGTGCGCCGGGCGCTGGAGGGCGGGGTGCCGACGGCGTACGTGAGCGCGTCGCGCGTGGCGCGGCCGGTGTTCTCCGCGCTGGAGGAGGCGGGCGGCACGAAGTTCACCCTTCGGGCGAGAGGTGGGGCGGATGCGGGCGCGTGA
- a CDS encoding SDR family NAD(P)-dependent oxidoreductase, giving the protein MELGLANKVALVAGGSSGLGLAVAEELAKEGAHVAIGARDSDRLAQAEARLKAVARGGRVLATRVDVKDDADVRRWVEDVVAKLGALHVVVTNSGGPPPGPASTFGLEAYRSAADAVLLPPISLALAALPHLKKAGWGRLLFITSETVHRPVARFALSGFSRMGILGFSAALVQELGDAGITVNVLAPGYMRTPPVERSAGGAGDVEAGLRAMGAHIPLKRVGLPEEFAAAAVFLASERASFITGTVQLVDGGASVIG; this is encoded by the coding sequence ATGGAACTGGGACTCGCCAACAAGGTCGCGCTCGTCGCGGGAGGCTCCAGCGGGCTGGGGCTCGCTGTCGCGGAGGAGCTGGCGAAGGAGGGCGCGCACGTGGCCATCGGCGCCCGGGATTCGGACCGGCTCGCTCAGGCGGAGGCGCGGCTGAAGGCCGTGGCCCGGGGCGGCCGTGTGCTGGCGACCCGCGTGGACGTGAAGGACGACGCGGACGTGCGCCGCTGGGTGGAGGACGTGGTGGCGAAGCTGGGCGCGCTGCACGTCGTCGTCACCAACAGCGGAGGGCCACCTCCTGGCCCTGCCTCCACCTTCGGCCTGGAGGCGTACCGGAGCGCGGCGGACGCGGTGTTGCTGCCCCCCATCTCCCTGGCGCTCGCGGCGCTGCCGCACTTGAAGAAGGCCGGGTGGGGGCGGCTGTTGTTCATCACCTCGGAGACCGTGCACCGGCCGGTGGCCCGCTTCGCGCTGTCCGGCTTCTCGCGCATGGGCATCCTCGGCTTCTCCGCCGCGCTGGTGCAGGAGCTGGGCGACGCCGGCATCACCGTCAATGTGCTGGCGCCGGGCTACATGCGCACGCCCCCCGTGGAGCGCAGCGCGGGCGGCGCGGGTGATGTGGAGGCCGGGCTTCGCGCCATGGGCGCGCACATCCCGCTCAAGCGCGTGGGGCTGCCGGAGGAGTTCGCCGCCGCGGCGGTGTTCCTCGCCAGTGAGCGGGCGTCGTTCATCACCGGCACGGTGCAGCTCGTGGACGGTGGCGCGAGCGTCATCGGATGA
- a CDS encoding sulfotransferase, whose protein sequence is MGAPGSEGAKGGGAPLTVLYITGWCRSGSTILGNVLNEVPGFFHVGELSFLWKNAYGNGSNTLCGCGKALLECGIWSTVLTSDVPAGLTPRTHADAVVRRQQAAVRTRHTLRVLDASGDSQALQAHADFLARTYRAIARATASTVLVDSGKFPSEAALLPRVEGIRPLYLHLVRDPRAVTHSWTKTKQYVVPMSAARSTAYWLGFNAASEEVTRRFPGQSLFLRYEDFIAAPDRAVDAVLDRVGVPREQNPVKGRTVVLGKNHTVTGNPDRFRSGPTLLRGEDDAWKGELASGAKALTVALAWPLMAKYGYFSGARRSSEGGAASGSGARR, encoded by the coding sequence ATGGGCGCCCCGGGTTCGGAAGGGGCGAAGGGCGGGGGCGCGCCGCTCACGGTCCTCTACATCACCGGCTGGTGCCGCAGCGGGAGCACCATCCTGGGCAACGTGCTCAACGAGGTGCCGGGCTTCTTCCACGTGGGGGAGCTGAGCTTCCTGTGGAAGAACGCCTATGGGAACGGCTCCAACACGCTGTGTGGCTGCGGCAAGGCGCTGCTGGAGTGCGGCATCTGGAGCACGGTGCTGACGTCCGATGTGCCAGCGGGGCTGACGCCGCGGACGCACGCGGACGCGGTGGTGCGCCGGCAGCAGGCGGCGGTGCGCACGCGCCACACGCTGCGCGTGCTGGACGCGTCGGGGGATTCACAGGCGCTCCAGGCGCACGCGGACTTCCTCGCGCGCACCTACCGCGCCATCGCCCGGGCCACGGCGAGCACGGTGCTGGTGGACAGTGGGAAGTTCCCCTCGGAGGCGGCGCTGCTGCCGCGCGTGGAGGGCATCCGGCCGCTGTACCTTCACCTGGTGCGCGACCCTCGCGCGGTGACGCACTCGTGGACGAAGACGAAGCAGTACGTCGTCCCCATGTCCGCCGCGCGCAGCACCGCCTACTGGCTGGGCTTCAACGCCGCGTCGGAGGAGGTGACGCGCAGGTTCCCCGGCCAGTCGCTCTTCCTGCGCTACGAGGACTTCATCGCCGCGCCGGACCGCGCCGTGGACGCGGTGCTGGACCGGGTGGGCGTGCCGCGTGAACAGAACCCGGTGAAGGGCCGCACGGTGGTGCTGGGGAAGAACCACACCGTGACCGGCAACCCGGACCGCTTCCGCAGCGGGCCCACGCTCCTGCGCGGCGAGGACGACGCGTGGAAGGGGGAGCTGGCGTCGGGCGCGAAGGCGCTCACCGTGGCGCTCGCGTGGCCCTTGATGGCGAAGTACGGCTACTTCAGCGGCGCGCGGCGCTCCTCGGAGGGGGGAGCGGCTTCCGGCTCGGGGGCCCGGCGGTAG
- a CDS encoding family 3 encapsulin nanocompartment shell protein yields MSILSTKSKADASLSPGAAFAAAVQKQGPQAHVNYDTSIVDAFPGFKRRPRIAVRGMFKTAKAERDLVPFWYETHPQTKATGPVQDVELRPEAGFEFHQDAQALKPTRAWIQVPRNLLEDAQALAQFIDFRLLVRLNTAENQALCMGQGGDGVRGLLHTPGIVRLPAKKNAVASLLNACAQVEQMGGSADGIVINSLDFYEHLVGQGTLLTDLTSMGIRLCRTRMVNPGTVIVGDFTAAATLYDSQRSVIRFAEPPPGIFPREGLAAYGEVYTTLAVHLPTHFFVASLT; encoded by the coding sequence ATGAGCATCCTGAGCACGAAATCGAAGGCGGACGCGTCCCTGTCTCCCGGGGCGGCCTTCGCGGCCGCGGTCCAGAAGCAGGGCCCGCAGGCCCACGTGAACTACGACACGTCCATCGTCGACGCGTTCCCCGGCTTCAAGCGCCGCCCGCGCATCGCGGTGCGCGGCATGTTCAAGACCGCGAAGGCGGAGCGCGACCTGGTGCCCTTCTGGTACGAGACGCACCCCCAGACGAAGGCCACCGGGCCGGTGCAGGACGTGGAGCTGCGTCCGGAGGCGGGCTTCGAGTTCCATCAGGACGCGCAGGCGCTGAAGCCCACGCGCGCGTGGATCCAGGTGCCGCGCAACCTGCTGGAGGACGCGCAGGCGCTGGCGCAGTTCATCGACTTCCGGCTGCTGGTGCGCCTGAACACGGCGGAGAACCAGGCTCTGTGCATGGGCCAGGGTGGGGACGGCGTGCGAGGCCTGTTGCACACGCCGGGCATCGTGCGGCTGCCGGCGAAGAAGAACGCGGTCGCCTCGCTGCTCAACGCCTGCGCGCAGGTGGAGCAGATGGGCGGTTCCGCGGACGGCATCGTCATCAACTCGTTGGACTTCTACGAGCACCTGGTGGGGCAGGGCACGCTCCTGACGGACCTCACCTCCATGGGCATCCGGCTGTGCCGTACGCGCATGGTGAACCCGGGCACCGTCATCGTGGGGGACTTCACGGCCGCGGCCACGCTCTATGACAGCCAGCGGTCCGTCATCCGCTTCGCGGAGCCGCCGCCGGGCATCTTCCCGCGCGAGGGCCTGGCGGCGTACGGCGAGGTCTACACGACGCTCGCGGTGCACCTGCCCACCCACTTCTTCGTGGCGTCGCTGACCTGA
- the argC gene encoding N-acetyl-gamma-glutamyl-phosphate reductase, with translation MSVRVAVLGAAGYTGGEVLRLLLPHPALEVVQATSGQFAGKRLDFSHPHLRGMGTLRYTPHDALATCDVLVSCLPQGELLQRWPKVCRLAERVVDLSADFRLDAEGHARWYGKHPRPEDVPAFVYGLPEWMGEALPGARHVAIPGCMAHAGLLALLPLLHAGLARPDLLVVDAKTGSSGGGSALDRASHHPERANALRCYKPVGHRHTGELEGIAERVTGQRPTIHFSATAVAGVRGILATVHAFAARPVDEAEVVRAIATRYREKPFVRLLRPSASLSPFPEPGPLLGTNHCDLAVDVDAERGRIVVNAAIDNLVKGAAGTAVHVLNLMLGRPEAEGLGFRGLHPL, from the coding sequence ATGAGCGTGCGCGTGGCGGTGCTGGGCGCGGCGGGCTACACGGGCGGCGAGGTCCTGCGCTTGTTGCTCCCGCACCCGGCCCTGGAGGTGGTGCAGGCCACCTCCGGTCAGTTCGCCGGCAAGCGGCTGGACTTCTCGCACCCGCACCTGCGCGGGATGGGGACGCTGCGCTACACGCCGCACGACGCGCTGGCGACCTGTGACGTGCTGGTGAGCTGCCTGCCGCAGGGGGAGCTGCTTCAGCGCTGGCCGAAGGTGTGCCGGCTGGCGGAGCGGGTGGTGGACCTGAGCGCGGACTTCCGCCTGGACGCGGAGGGGCACGCGCGCTGGTACGGCAAGCACCCGCGCCCGGAGGACGTGCCCGCGTTCGTCTACGGGCTGCCGGAGTGGATGGGCGAGGCCCTGCCGGGGGCTCGCCATGTCGCCATCCCCGGCTGCATGGCGCACGCGGGCCTGCTGGCGCTGCTGCCGCTCTTGCACGCGGGGCTCGCGCGCCCGGACCTGCTGGTGGTGGACGCGAAGACGGGGTCCTCCGGAGGCGGCTCGGCGCTGGACCGGGCCTCGCACCACCCGGAGCGCGCGAACGCGCTGCGCTGCTACAAGCCGGTGGGCCACCGGCACACGGGGGAGCTGGAAGGCATCGCCGAGCGCGTCACCGGCCAGCGGCCCACCATCCACTTCAGCGCCACGGCGGTGGCGGGCGTGCGCGGCATCCTGGCGACGGTGCACGCGTTCGCGGCGCGGCCGGTGGATGAGGCGGAGGTGGTGCGCGCCATCGCGACGCGCTACCGAGAGAAGCCCTTCGTGCGGCTCTTGCGCCCGAGCGCGTCCCTGTCTCCGTTCCCGGAGCCGGGGCCGCTCCTGGGAACGAACCACTGCGACCTGGCGGTGGACGTGGACGCGGAGCGGGGCCGCATCGTGGTGAACGCCGCCATCGACAACCTGGTGAAGGGCGCCGCCGGCACGGCGGTGCATGTGCTGAACCTGATGCTGGGCCGCCCGGAGGCGGAAGGCCTGGGCTTCCGCGGACTGCATCCGCTCTAG